Proteins encoded by one window of Leucoraja erinacea ecotype New England unplaced genomic scaffold, Leri_hhj_1 Leri_654S, whole genome shotgun sequence:
- the LOC129694406 gene encoding zinc finger protein 135-like, with the protein MEDHMTGHEKEKRYECDVCGKAWRCPSLLEIHRRVHTGERPFDCYDCGKTFTQLSALQPYVCFTCGKSFAQLSGLQVHQRVHSCEKPYGCFTCGKSFTSLSVLQVHQQVHTGERPFECSHCCKRFNTAQYLKIHRRVHTGEKPHGCSTCGKSFAQLSGLQEHRWVHMGDKPHGCSTCGKSFARVWRLWEHRRVHSSERPFSCSDCGKGFKSCKHLKVHRRLRTGERPYTCSDCGKGFTHSSNLLSHTGERPFICTQCSKGFTQSSSLLSHQRTHTGERPFTCSDCGKGFICSNRLLSHQQVHDSDGPFPSPVCGERFSMASHALSHQRVHTSGQPYDCPYCGESLDSSQRLRQHRRAHVVEQQLPLRQEFQESTGAAGEPADTHQRETL; encoded by the exons atggaggaccacatgacagGGCACGAAAAGGAGAAGCGGTATGAATGCGACgtatgtggcaaggcctggcggtGCCCGAGCCTTCTagagatccaccggcgggtgcacacgggagaacgcccctttgaCTGCTACGACTGCGGCAAGACCTTTACCCAATTGTCGGCGCTACAG ccctatgtgTGCttcacctgcggcaagagctttgcccagtTGTCGGGGCTGCAGGTGCACCAGCGCGTTCATTCGTgcgagaagccctatggttgcttcacctgcggcaagagctttaccaGTTTGTCGGTGCTGCAGGTGCACCAGCAGGTGCACACAGGAGAACGTCCCTTTGAATGCTCTCACTGCTGCAAGCGCTTCAATACGGCGCAGTATCTGAAGATACACCGAcgagtgcacacgggcgagaagccccatggctgctccacctgcgggaAGAGCTTTGCCCAGTTGTCGGGACTGCAGGAGCACCGGTGGGTACACATGGGCGATAAGCcccatggctgctccacctgtggcaagagctttgcccgggTGTGGAGGCTGTGggagcaccggcgggtgcacagcagcgAGCGGCCCTTCTCCTGCtctgactgcggcaaaggcttcaagtcgtgcaagcacctgaaggtgcacaggcgcctgcgcaccggggagcggccctacacctgcagcgactgtggcaagggcttcacccattccagcaacctgctgtcccacaccggggagcgccccTTCATTTGCACCCAGTgcagcaagggcttcacccagtccagcagcctgctgtcccaccagcgcacccacaccggggagcgccccttcacctgcagcgactgcggcaagggcttcatctgCTCCAacaggctgctgtcccaccagcaggtGCACGACAGCGACGGTCCcttccccagcccggtgtgtggagagcgcttttCCATGGCCTCCCATGCCTTGTCTCACCagcgcgtgcacaccagtggccagccctacgactgcccgtactgtggtgagtCGTTGGACAGCTCACAgcggttgcggcagcaccggagGGCTCACGTCGTCGAGCAGCAGCTCCCACTGCGGCAGGAGTTTCAAGAGAGCACGGGGGCTGCGGGAgaaccagcggatacacaccagagagagaccctttga